The Marinobacter bohaiensis genome segment CTGCACGGCTGGCTGCCCGATGCCCACGCCCAGGCGCCGACGGCGGGCAGCGTGGATCTGGCGGGCATTCTGTTGAAGACCGCCGCCTACGGCATGCTGCGGTTCTGCATCCCGCTGTTCCCGGAGGCGTCCCAGGCCTTCGCCCCGGTGGCGATGGCCCTGGGAGTGGTGGGCATCTTCTACGGCGCGGTGCTGGCCTGTGGTCAGCAGGACGTCAAACGGCTGATCGCCTACACCAGTATCTCCCACATGGGGTTCGTACTGATCGGTATCTACACCGGCAACGCCATCGCGCTGCAGGGTGTGGTGGTGCTGATGGTCGCTCATGCGTTCTCCGCCGCTGGGTTGTTCATCCTGAGCGGGCAGCTCTACGAGCGGGTGCATACCCGTGACTTGGGCCAGATGGGCGGCCTGTGGGGGCGCATCGGCAGTCTGCCGGCGTTCACCCTGTGTTTCGTGGCGGCGTCGTTGGGCATGCCGGGCACCGCCAACTTCGTCGGCGAATTCATGGTGCTGTTTGGCACCTTCCCGGTAGCGCCGGTGATCACGGTGCTGGCCAGCGTGGGCATGGTGTTGGCGGTGATCTATTCCCTGCTGATCATGCAGCGGGTGCATTTCGGGCCGGCAAAGGCGAGCGATCCCTTGGCCGGACTTGATCGCCGGGAGTACAGCATGATGCTGGTGCTGGTGGCGTTAGTGGTTTTCTTCGGGCTTTATCCGCAGGGCTTGCTGGATGCCTCCGCACCGGTGATGGAGGAAGTCCGGGCCCTGTTTGCCAGCGGCTCGGCCGGGGTGGCGGCGGATGTGCTGACGGAGGTGTGGTGATGCTGGGGCGAGCCGATATCATGGCGCTGACGCCGGTTATCCTGGTCAGCGCAACCGCCATCGTGGTGATGCTCGGGATCGCTTGGCAGCGACTGCATGCGGTGACGGTGCTGGTGTCGGCGCTGGGGTTGAACCTGGCGTTATTGTCGCTGTTGCTGGTCGGCTCCCTGGGACCGACCACGACCCCTCTGCTGGTGTTCGACGGCGTCACTCTGCTGGGTATGCTGCTG includes the following:
- the nuoM gene encoding NADH-quinone oxidoreductase subunit M; this translates as MILAWLILIPILGGLLCWQADRWGDKAPRWIALATMLLVLVTTLVLWWHGDYHLPKTGTPEAVRWAIEWHVPWIPRFGIDIHLGLDGLSLILIALTGLLGALAVICSWKEIAHRVGFFHLNLLFILAGVVGVFLAIDLFLFFCFWEMMLVPMYFLIALWGHSGSAGKTRIRTAIKFFIYTQASGLLMLVAILALVFIHFRQTGTFTFSYLELLGTPMSESVAMILMLGFFIAFAVKLPIVPLHGWLPDAHAQAPTAGSVDLAGILLKTAAYGMLRFCIPLFPEASQAFAPVAMALGVVGIFYGAVLACGQQDVKRLIAYTSISHMGFVLIGIYTGNAIALQGVVVLMVAHAFSAAGLFILSGQLYERVHTRDLGQMGGLWGRIGSLPAFTLCFVAASLGMPGTANFVGEFMVLFGTFPVAPVITVLASVGMVLAVIYSLLIMQRVHFGPAKASDPLAGLDRREYSMMLVLVALVVFFGLYPQGLLDASAPVMEEVRALFASGSAGVAADVLTEVW